Proteins from one Porites lutea chromosome 3, jaPorLute2.1, whole genome shotgun sequence genomic window:
- the LOC140929414 gene encoding uncharacterized protein codes for MAEFFNNLLSKRAFRSSDSSDDSTTSPEAKKPKKYDSPLTEGPEQEEDEVMAALNMSEEVAAKVQKILEKLEKLDTIELSLKKIKSKLAKLETRTTELEAFKEEAKKDISELKDGANFASKQLQEKSQELTKAQAEITELTRKVQKHEEAVKETESKCLYLEAYSRRENIKFMNIEEGPQDQPEDTEEILRDFLERELGYVDAQSVEFQRVHRTGKTKDGSPRPILARFLRYKDVQNIFSLGHRLKGSKFQMFRDLPTEIVKRRRVQMETFKTAKRRGIPAAFSQAQPDKLYIRGRLWPVGKELPS; via the coding sequence ATGGCCGAATTTTTCAATAATCTACTCAGCAAAAGAGCATTTAGATCATCGGACTCCTCGGACGACTCAACCACATCGCCTGAGGCGAAAAAACCTAAGAAGTACGATTCACCGCTCACTGAAGGACCCGAACAAGAAGAAGATGAAGTAATGGCAGCTCTTAATATGTCGGAGGAGGTTGCTGCCAAAGTACAAAAGATTTTGGAAAAGCTAGAAAAGCTAGACACGATAGAACTGTCTTTGAAGAAAATTAAATCCAAACTGGCAAAGCTAGAAACACGAACGACAGAGTTGGAAGCTTtcaaagaagaagccaagaaggacatAAGCGAGTTGAAAGATGGCGCCAACTTTGCTTCAAAACAATTACAGGAGAAGTCTCAAGAGTTAACAAAGGCACAAGCAGAAATTACCGAGCTCACGAGGAAGGTGCAAAAACATGAAGAAGCAGTTAAGGAGACCGAGTCAAAATGCTTGTATCTTGAGGCCTATTCTCGACGTGAAAACATCAAGTTTATGAATATCGAAGAAGGACCTCAAGATCAACCTGAAGACACCGAGGAGATTTTAAGAGACTTTTTAGAACGCGAACTGGGATATGTAGATGCTCAGAGTGTAGAATTTCAACGTGTCCACCGCACAGGAAAAACCAAAGATGGGAGTCCTCGTCCAATTCTTGCACGTTTCCTGAGGTATAAAGATgtgcaaaacattttttcactgGGACACCGCTTGAAAGGATCAAAGTTTCAAATGTTCCGAGACCTACCGACTGAAATTGTTAAACGCCGCAGGGTACAGATGGAAACTTTTAAAACTGCTAAACGAAGAGGAATTCCAGCAGCTTTTAGCCAAGCACAACCAGATAAGTTGTATATTAGAGGGCGCTTATGGCCAGTAGGCAAAGAACTTCCTTCATAA